AGCATTCTTCGACAAAAATTTTCTTGAGAATTGGATAGACTTGTCAGAGCTCATGGCAAAATATCCCACTCAAATTCAACTGCAAGGAGCTGTAGTCTCTTTTGATGGACCTGTTGATGGTACTGTTGTCATCCTCAAATCGATCTCAGCATTAAAAACAGCTATTATCGCAATCTATGCAATAGGACTTGCGATGTTGACCTACTTCGCAACTGAGCTCCTGCTTACAACACTTGCTGATAATAAGATCTCTATATTTGACGGCATGGATGCTGGCACCATTCAAACAATTAGCTTAGTGGCAGCAGCAGTTATAGGTGTTGGCACGGGCGGCCTTGTCTATGCATTTGATGCGCTTCCTTTCGATCTCAAGTTTGGAGCCTACGGCCTCGCTTAAAGAACTCCCCTCTCTTACCAGTCGGGTAGGGATTTTGACTTGGCGATAAGGGGCAAGATTCTTGGAGCATCTTTAGGGAAGAAGGCGATGTAGTCGTGTCCCCTCAGTCTCTCGACAGTGCATCCAAAAGACTTGAGCTTCCGGATTGTGGCTGTAATCATCTTTCTAATGTGTTTTGGAGCGGTGTCAAAGTTTGTACCGCCCATGATTTCGATGATGATCACGGGCTTGTTTCTTAAGATAGTGGCTCTTGCTCCATCCAATACTGCATTTTCTTGACCCTCAACATCCATCTTGATCAGAGAGACGTTGTTCAAATTCAGAGAGTCGATGGTTAAGAGATCGACAAACTTTCCGGACCCTCCATTTATCGCAGTTCCCGCTTCATTCACTTCAACAGCGCCTGTTAAGGGCAGCGGAGTAAGCTCAATCTTTCCAACACTCGCTCCTGCGGCAGCCCAGAAGAAGTGGACATTGGAAACCTGGTTGAGAGCCATGTTCATGAAAAGCTCTCTAAAGATCTTAGGCTGCGGCTCAAAGGCAATCACCCGGCCATTCGGGCCAACAGCCCTCGACATAACAATTGTATGCAGCCCAATATGTGCACCAAGATCTAAGGCCGTAGAGCCAGGAGCGGCTTCACTATCGATGATCACTCTGATGAAAGGCTCCCATGAACCGCCTCTTCGAAGATGGTTCTTAACGAAGTCGTTGATGGGATCGAGATAAAATTGTCCATGCTCTCTAACATCAAAAATAGAGTAGTTTCCATAAGGAAATTGATCGATAAGCTCGATCATCTCTAAACAGCCCGACCCGATAATTTTTGAGTCGTAATACCCGCAGACAGGCACATCTCCATATTCAGAGGATTTCGCCATATCTGCATGCATAGAAGTAACACTTAAAAAACTGAGCAGGCCAATTAGGACGTTTCTCATCGTTCTCTCCGGAAATTTTGATTTAGAGACTGGTATTGTACACGGGGTTGAAAAAAGCGACCAACTAAATTGGTGTCACAACCAGTAGTGGAACTTTCGGATGAACCAGACCTTGATGGCTTGGGTGAGGAAGCAGTAGGCCAAAATAATTGCAATGAGCCAGAAAAAATAGGTATCCGGAGGGGGGCTTAATCCAATGCTCTTTCCTATGTGGGAATAGGGAATAAAGATGCCGAGCCCCATAATGGAGGCGGTAGTTAAGAGAAGAGGAAGCGAGGCGCAGCTCTGAAAGAAGGGAATCTTCTGCGTTCTTATCATATGGACGATCAATGTTTGAGAAAGCAGCCCTTCAATAAACCAGCCCGCTTGAAAAAGGGACTGCTTTTCAGGAGTATTGGCTCCAAAAACGAACCACATCACTGCAAAGATCGCATAGTCAAAAATAGAGCTAATGGGCCCGATGAAAATCATGAACTGGGCAATCCCCTTTGTATTCCAGTTACTGGGTTTGAGCAAAAACTCGCGGTCGACGTTATCAAATGGAATTGCAACCTGGGAGATATCATAGAGGAGATTTTGCAGTAAAAGCTGCACGGGAAGCATCGGAAAAAATGGAAAAATAAGACTCGCCCCTACGATAGAAAATACATTTCCAAAATTAGAGCTGAAAGCCATTTTGATGTATTTGATGATGTTTCCGAAGGTCTTGCGCCCGAGCAGAATCCCCTCTTTCAAAAAAACCAAGTTTTTCTGAAGCATGATGATGTCGGAGGACTCTTTTGCGATGTCGACTGAAGTGTCCACAGAAATTCCCACATCCGCAGCTCGAAGAGCTGGGGCATCATTGATCCCATCGCCTAAGTATCCAACTGTATTTCCACACGATTTTAGTGCGAGGATAACGCGCGATTTTTGCAAGGGGGACATCTTCGCAAAAATGGTCATTCGAGGAGCCGCCTTTTTGAGCTCCTCGTCGCTCATGGCTTCTACCTCTGCGCCCAGAAGCATGCCTTCGATCTTCAAATTCACCCACTTGCAGATCTTTTGTGTGACGATCTCATTGTCTCCAGTGAGAATTTTGACCTCCACCCCTGCCGTCTTGAGACTTGCAATAGCCTCCGTTGCTGATGGTTTAGGAGGATCTAGAAATGCTAAAAAACCCACAAAAGTAAGATCCGTCTCATCCTTCACTTGGTACTCTTTTTCTTTCACAGGCGGCATCTCTTTGCAAGCTACTCCAAGTACGCGCAGCCCATCTTCCCCTAGGCTTTTTTCTATCGCCGCGATCTTCTCTCTGCTTTCAGAAGTGAGAGGACGAGCAGCGCCGTTTAATTTAACACTAGTGCAAAGAGCTAGGATCTCATCGATCGAGCCTTTGGTAATTAAAAGATGTTTTTCGGAGTCTTTTGAAAGAACAACAGACATGCGCCTGCGCGTAAAGTCAAAAGGAATCTCATCGACTTTATGATAGGTTTCTAAATGTTTCTTCATTTCAGCGTGCTGGAGAACTGCTATATCGAGCAGGTTCTTAAGGCCTGTCTGAAAACTACTATTCAGATATCCATAGAGAAGAACCTCCTCATTGTCTCTACCCTCTGGATCTAGATGCTTTTCTAAAATGATACGATCCTGAGTGAGCGTTCCTGTTTTGTCTGTGCAAAGGATGTTGATCGCTCCGAAGTTCTGAATGGCATTCAGCTGCTTAACGATCACCTTGCGCTCAGCCATCTTAATGGCTCCGCGAGCTAGGTTCGTTGTGACAATCATCGGGAGCATTTCTGGAGCAAGCCCAACTGCGACAGAAAGTGCAAAAAGAAGAGATTGCAGCCAGTCTCCTTTCGATAGCTCGTTAATCAGAAAAACAGAGGGAGCAACGACCAGAATAAAACGAATTAGTAGCCAGCTCACCTTGTTGACCCCGATGTCAAAATTTGTGAGTGGCCGGCGGCAGGCAATACTTCTGGCTAACTTACCAAAATAGGTGTGATTTCCCGTTTTAAGAATAACTGCCAAAGCGGTGCCGTTGAGAATGCTCGTTCCCAAAAAACAGAGGTTCGGTAGATCGAAGGGGCTTTTTGGAGGCTTCTCTAAAACTTTCACCTCTTTCTCTGTCGGCATCGCCTCTCCAGTGAGCGCCGACTGGCTGACAAATAGCCCCTTGGCGGAGATCAATCTTACATCGCCAGGCACCATGTCACCGGCCGAAAGGTGCACAATGTCTCCTGGCACGAGCTGCTTCATATCGATTTCGAAGCTCTTAGAGCCTCCGCCATTGTGTCGAATCACCGTCGCTTTGGTGCTGACAAGCGCTTTTAATTTTTCTGCAGCGTTATTAGAACGGTACTCTTGAATGAAGCGCATCAGCACGCTGATAACAACCATGAATGCGATAATAAAAGCTGCATCATACTGCCGGAACAACACAGAGATACATCCTAGAACCAGGACCAGGACAATAAAGGGATTGGTGAAATTTTTGAGCAGCAGAACATACCAAGATAGAGGCTTCTCATGAGAGATCTCATTTGGACCATGAAGCTTAAGTCGACGCCTCTCCTCTCTGTGCTCAAGCCCTTGTTCCGACGTGCCAAGGCTCTGATAGATCTCTTCGATGGGTTTTTCTGCGCACTTAAGATAATCCGACAGAATCTGCTTAACATCTTCAGACTCTTTAGGAAGTGCTTGAAAAAGATGGGACTTCACATGTCGCAAAACCATGCTTTATTGATAATGCAAACCCTGTTTAAATCCCAATTAGAAAACATCAAAACGAAGAAGCAAATCCGCTCGAATTTTGGAGATAGTACATGCATTCAGCGTTAGTTGCATATGAGGATGGCGGTGCGGCCCTAGAGGGCTTTGCTGCTTATTCGTCTGAGGAAAAGCGGCCCCTTGTGCTGCTTTGTCACGGATGGAGAGGAAGGGATGAGTTTATCTGCGAAAAGGCCCGAGCACTTGCCGAGGCAGGATATGCAAGCTTTGCGCTCGATATGTATGGAAAAGGCATTCTAGGAAGATCGAAAGAAGAGAACGCCTCATTAAAGAGGCCATTTCTTGAAGATAGGGCTCTCCTTCAAAGACGAGTACTGAAAGCGCTTGATGTGGCCTCCAGACTCCCCTACGTCGACAGCAAGAGGATTGCAGCAGTTGGGTTTGGCTTCGGCGGCCTGTGCGCGCTCGACCTTGCTCGAAGCGGAGCAGACATTAGAGGCGTGGTAAGCTTCTATGGGCATTTTGATCCCCCGCCCTCTCAACTGATCAGACCAATAAGGGCCAAAATTCTCATCCTTCACGGGTATAACGATCCACAAGTGCGTTTAAGCGAATTGCAGCTTTTTGAAAGAGAAATGGACGATTCTAAAATCGACTGGCAAGTACATCTCTATGGCAACACGTTGCACGCGTTCGCCTCGCCAAACGTAAATGTGCCTGAATCTGGCTTGCAATACAATCCAGAATCCGCTGCAAGAGCCTGGAGTGCCACCATAAACTTTCTAAGCGAGATCTTTTGAGATCTCACTTAGGGATTGCGAGGTAGTCCCAACCGAAGATGTGAGTGAGGTTGTAACCTAGATCGACTACTTTGCGTTTGGAGAATTCGATCTGGTCAGCGATTTCTGCTGGCGCTGTTTTGAGAGTGGAACCGCCCATAATCTCAAGAATTATCATAGGCCTGTTTCTTAAGATTGTTTCTCTTGCTCCATCGATGACAGCATTTTCCATCCCCTCAACATCGATCTTCATGAGCGAAACGTCATTGAGATGGAGAGAATCGATCGTGATTAAGTCCACAAACACTCCAGTTCCTCCAGCAGCTCTGTATGTCCAGTTGCCCCCGGTGAGGTTCGATGCAATTAACGAAGTGCCGCCCTCATTGCCTGGTGTAAAGGGATGGGTTTCGATAGTTCCAGTCGTATCCCCTACAGCAGCCCAGTGGCATGAGACATTTTCCATCTCATTCAACTTCATATTTAAAAAGAGCTCGCGAAAGATTTTGGGCTGCGGCTCGAATGCGTGAACACGACCTAGCTCTCCAACGCAGTGGGCCATTGTTAAAGCGTGGATTCCAATGTGAGCCCCTACATCCAGAACAACACTCCCTCTACGTGCACACTTAGAGATTAATTTGGAGATGTGAGTCTCCCAAGCGTATCCCTCCTCCAGCGAATTTTTAATGTGATCTTCTATCGCATCGATATAGAAGTATCCCTCATATCCAGAACAGGGAACTTTTTTTACATGATATTCTGAAAAAAGAGGAAATTCACTTATGTACGCCATCATTTCCGGGTGACGAGGGGAGATCATATCTATCTTTTCCTTCCTATTTACACCTTTAAAAAGTAGTCAACAAATTTAGGGTTCTTTGTTAGACAGAGAATATGAGAGTCATTTTCACTATCATCTCGGTTTTTCTATTTTTTGTTCAGCTCGAAGCTAAGTATACGCCTGTAACTATGCTCAACGGAGAGACTCTCCCCTATGTCATGGACAAGGATGTGAAGGTATTCCGCTTAGTTGCAGAACCTGTAAAGCAGGAGTTTGCCCCAGGTCTTGTTGTGAACTGCTGGGGATACAACAAACGAAGCCCAGGACCTATGATCGAGGCTGTAGAAGGCGACAAGGTGAGAATCCTCGTTACAAATAATCTCCCTGAACCAACCTCAATTCACTGGCATGGTATCCTTCTGCCGAGCGGAATGGATGGTGTTTGCGGCTTAAGCCAAGCCCCAATTATGCCTGGAGAGACCTTTCAATATGAGTTCACACTGAAACAGCATGGAACCTATATGTACCACCCCCATTGCGACGAGGTAAAGCAGTTAGGGTTAGGGCTCATGGGTTTCTTTATCATTCACCCCAAAAATAGCGGCGAGCAGTCTGTGGACAGAGACTTTGCACTCTTTTTGCACGAGTGGGCCATTCCGGAGGGCAGCAGCGAAATAAACCCCATGGAGATGCTGGATTTTAATTATTTTACGATCAATGGACGCGTCTATCCGGGAACAGACCCTCTTGTTGTTAAAAAGGGTGAAAAAGTGCGCATCCGTTTTGCGAACTTGAGCATGGATAATCATCCAATGCACCTTCATGGTTATGCTTTTAACATCACCGGATTTGGCGGCTGGGCTATTCCCAAAAGCGCCCAACATTTAGGAACCACTTTGGATGTTGTGGTTGGAAACACTCATGATATTGAATTCGTTGCAAACGCGCCGGGTGATTGGGCTCTGCACTGTCATAAAACTCACCACACAACAAGCGGTATGAGTCATAGTAAGAACGGAGGCTCTAGCATGGAGATGACGGGAATGAAAGGCCCCTCTTCTGAAAGTTCTCCGGGGCCATTTGGCGCAATCGACATGGGCGGAATGTTCACCATCTTAAAAGTCAGAGATGGAATTACAAATTACAATGATCCAGGCTGGTATAAAAACCCACCCGGTACAGTTGCTGCACCCATTCCCTCACCAAAATTACAATAGACCAGAAAAGGTAAGCTAATCTCCTTTTTCGACCCATACTACTTATCTAGTCCTCGGCATCAAGAAGGCGAGATCTTTTTTAAGAGGTCGAGCATCGGCTGCTGGCTCACTCTTACAAATCCGCCTTGAGAGTTATCGAGATCCGCGATAAGAAATACCACTCCGGAGAAGGTGAGGATCA
Above is a genomic segment from Chlamydiales bacterium containing:
- a CDS encoding FkbM family methyltransferase, with protein sequence MRNVLIGLLSFLSVTSMHADMAKSSEYGDVPVCGYYDSKIIGSGCLEMIELIDQFPYGNYSIFDVREHGQFYLDPINDFVKNHLRRGGSWEPFIRVIIDSEAAPGSTALDLGAHIGLHTIVMSRAVGPNGRVIAFEPQPKIFRELFMNMALNQVSNVHFFWAAAGASVGKIELTPLPLTGAVEVNEAGTAINGGSGKFVDLLTIDSLNLNNVSLIKMDVEGQENAVLDGARATILRNKPVIIIEIMGGTNFDTAPKHIRKMITATIRKLKSFGCTVERLRGHDYIAFFPKDAPRILPLIAKSKSLPDW
- the mgtA gene encoding magnesium-translocating P-type ATPase — translated: MVLRHVKSHLFQALPKESEDVKQILSDYLKCAEKPIEEIYQSLGTSEQGLEHREERRRLKLHGPNEISHEKPLSWYVLLLKNFTNPFIVLVLVLGCISVLFRQYDAAFIIAFMVVISVLMRFIQEYRSNNAAEKLKALVSTKATVIRHNGGGSKSFEIDMKQLVPGDIVHLSAGDMVPGDVRLISAKGLFVSQSALTGEAMPTEKEVKVLEKPPKSPFDLPNLCFLGTSILNGTALAVILKTGNHTYFGKLARSIACRRPLTNFDIGVNKVSWLLIRFILVVAPSVFLINELSKGDWLQSLLFALSVAVGLAPEMLPMIVTTNLARGAIKMAERKVIVKQLNAIQNFGAINILCTDKTGTLTQDRIILEKHLDPEGRDNEEVLLYGYLNSSFQTGLKNLLDIAVLQHAEMKKHLETYHKVDEIPFDFTRRRMSVVLSKDSEKHLLITKGSIDEILALCTSVKLNGAARPLTSESREKIAAIEKSLGEDGLRVLGVACKEMPPVKEKEYQVKDETDLTFVGFLAFLDPPKPSATEAIASLKTAGVEVKILTGDNEIVTQKICKWVNLKIEGMLLGAEVEAMSDEELKKAAPRMTIFAKMSPLQKSRVILALKSCGNTVGYLGDGINDAPALRAADVGISVDTSVDIAKESSDIIMLQKNLVFLKEGILLGRKTFGNIIKYIKMAFSSNFGNVFSIVGASLIFPFFPMLPVQLLLQNLLYDISQVAIPFDNVDREFLLKPSNWNTKGIAQFMIFIGPISSIFDYAIFAVMWFVFGANTPEKQSLFQAGWFIEGLLSQTLIVHMIRTQKIPFFQSCASLPLLLTTASIMGLGIFIPYSHIGKSIGLSPPPDTYFFWLIAIILAYCFLTQAIKVWFIRKFHYWL
- a CDS encoding dienelactone hydrolase family protein → MHSALVAYEDGGAALEGFAAYSSEEKRPLVLLCHGWRGRDEFICEKARALAEAGYASFALDMYGKGILGRSKEENASLKRPFLEDRALLQRRVLKALDVASRLPYVDSKRIAAVGFGFGGLCALDLARSGADIRGVVSFYGHFDPPPSQLIRPIRAKILILHGYNDPQVRLSELQLFEREMDDSKIDWQVHLYGNTLHAFASPNVNVPESGLQYNPESAARAWSATINFLSEIF
- a CDS encoding FkbM family methyltransferase, which produces MISPRHPEMMAYISEFPLFSEYHVKKVPCSGYEGYFYIDAIEDHIKNSLEEGYAWETHISKLISKCARRGSVVLDVGAHIGIHALTMAHCVGELGRVHAFEPQPKIFRELFLNMKLNEMENVSCHWAAVGDTTGTIETHPFTPGNEGGTSLIASNLTGGNWTYRAAGGTGVFVDLITIDSLHLNDVSLMKIDVEGMENAVIDGARETILRNRPMIILEIMGGSTLKTAPAEIADQIEFSKRKVVDLGYNLTHIFGWDYLAIPK
- a CDS encoding copper oxidase, with amino-acid sequence MRVIFTIISVFLFFVQLEAKYTPVTMLNGETLPYVMDKDVKVFRLVAEPVKQEFAPGLVVNCWGYNKRSPGPMIEAVEGDKVRILVTNNLPEPTSIHWHGILLPSGMDGVCGLSQAPIMPGETFQYEFTLKQHGTYMYHPHCDEVKQLGLGLMGFFIIHPKNSGEQSVDRDFALFLHEWAIPEGSSEINPMEMLDFNYFTINGRVYPGTDPLVVKKGEKVRIRFANLSMDNHPMHLHGYAFNITGFGGWAIPKSAQHLGTTLDVVVGNTHDIEFVANAPGDWALHCHKTHHTTSGMSHSKNGGSSMEMTGMKGPSSESSPGPFGAIDMGGMFTILKVRDGITNYNDPGWYKNPPGTVAAPIPSPKLQ